ACGCCCGATGAAGATCGTGCAGCAACACCTGCCGCACAAATGCGTCCAGCGAACCGTGCAGCCCAAGCCAGAAGGTCGTGGCGATCCACGGGACCAGCGCACCCGCCAGAAAAAACGCCGCGCCGCGTTTTCGATCGGCGCGACGATCTATCGCAATGCCGCGTACGCCGCAGACGATCGCAATCAGCAGCAAGAGAAACAGCAGCACGGCCGTCTGCTTGAAGTGAAAGGCAACTCCGCAGCACATGCCCGCAACGACAAATCGCCCTGTCGCCATCGGCATATCTGGTTTGCCGACGTCGCGATGCTCCCCATCCTTTGCTGTCGGAATCGAATGACTCGAAACGCCACTTGCGGGACCGCGCACCAGCAGAAGCAACGCGGCGAGTTCAAAAAAGGCGACGAACTTCTCAAGATTGTCCCCCCAATCGGCGAGGATTCGATGATTCAGCAGGACGCTGAGCAGGCAAACGAGCCACATTGCCGTGCCTCGCGATGCAAATCGCCGGGCCAGGCAAAAAGTGAGGATGCACACCGCCGCCGTCACAACCGCATCCAGCCACAACAGCGCCCGATCGCCGCCGCCGAAAAGCCACTCGACGACCGCAAAGGTCCAGAAGATCCCCGGCGGCTTGCTCTCCCACAGATCGCGATACAGGGCCGCGCCGTCGAGCATCCGCCCCGCGAAATAGGCCCATATGCCGGTGTCGGTCTGCAGAGGAATGGTTCCCCAGACCGTCCGCGACCAGATCAGATGCCCCAGCGCGGCCAAGACCAATATGACAGACAGTAATCCAGCCCGATCAGCATCAGGTGACCGAAGCGGCTCACTTCCCGCCTGCGAACTGACGTTTTGCGAGGGCTCCTCGGTCATGGGAGGCATTGTATCTGCCAAACCGGCATTGACAGCCGGGAATCCCGGGCGGCGTGGAAGTAAAAAAATCAGTTAGAAAAATAATCTCCGTCGCCTCGCTAATACCCTTGTAAGAAGATTCTCCGTTTCTCGGCGCGGCATCGACTGCGCTCGGAGGGGTCTTTGTTCATTCTCAGTTTTTTCGACACATTCAATGGAGGACATGTCATGATTCGATCACGCAAGACGCTGCTTGCCGTCGCCGCCCTTTTTCCATTTCTCGTCCCCCATCTCAGCCTTGCCCAATCGAGTAACGAACCCGCCCTCTACAAGGCCTTCTACCTCGAAAAGCAGGCCCGCGACTTTGCCGCCGCCCAGGCGCTTTACCGCGAAGTGCTGGGACATCGCCCGCCCGAGGAGGTCCGGCGAGTGGCACAGGCCGGCGCCGAACGATGCCGCGACGGCCTCGCCGCCGAAAACTTCGCCGGCCTCATGCCCGCCGACGCCATCGGCTACATTGAGCTGAATCGCCCCGGTCAACTCATCGAAAAAGTCGCGGGCATGATCGGCCTCACCACCGATGACATGCGCGGCGTCCTCGCCGGCAGGCCCAGCAAAAACTCCACCTCAATGGCCTACGTGCCGAGCCAGATGGTCATCAGCCCGGCCCTCTTCGAGCATCTTGCCGCGTTCGGTGGTGTGGCCGCCGCCGTCACCGACTTCGACCCCGAGGGCGATTCACCGCCCTCCGGCGTGATCGTCCTGCACCATGGCGACGCCGCAGGCCTCAAGGGCATCCTCGAAACTGCCTTCCAATTCGCCCCCCTCGCCGAAAAGCTCGGCGACCTGCCGACCTTCGGCACAAACCTCCCCGAAGTCGGACAAGTCACCGGTGTCCTGACCGAGTCGCTTCTCATCGTCGGCACCGGCAGAGAACTGGTGCAGGCCGCTGTCGAACGACTCATCGGCGAGCGATCCGACAGCCTCGCCTCACGGCCCGATCTCGCCGAACTCGCAAGCCAGAGAAAGGGCGCGACCCTCTTCGCCTACTGCGACCTCCAGGGCTTGATCCAGCGTGCCACCAAGAAAATGTCCGAGCACGACCGCAGCGAAATGAAAGTCGTGGATGGTCTCGTCGATCTCGACAGCCTCCGCTGGGCCGCCTTTTCCCTGGGGATTCAGGACAACATCTTCGGCGTGCAATTCGCCGTGCGCCTCGCCGACGATCACCGCTGCATCGCGTACAATCTGATGCGCCTCCCGCCGATGACGCGCGACTGCCTCAAAAACGTCCCCACCGACGCCGCCGGCGTCTTCGGAATGGGTCTCAATCCCGCGCTCACCTACGCCGCCGCAGACGCCGCCCAGAAGCACGGCGAAGATCGGGTCATCACCGGCTTCGACATCTTCCGCGAGTTCTTCGGCAACATCCGCGAGGTCTGCGGATTCGTCGTCCCCGGCGAAATGAAGAATGACGTCCCCAACGCCTGCATCCTGATGTCAGTCAACGACGTCGCCAAGTCGCGGGCCCTCTGGGATCAGTTCCTCAGCCTTCCCGGCCTCGTCGAGGGCAACGAGCCGATCGAGCCGCGGTCCATGAAGATCGGCAGCACCCCGGTCACCGCCTACGCCATTCCCGAACTCGGCAGAATCTACGTATCTGAGCTCGACGGCTGCATCGCCATCGGCCTGACGCGTAGCGCCATCCGCGATGCGATTCAGGCCCACGAAAAGGGCAAGTCTCTGCTCGACGACCCAATGCTGTCCAAGGCCTTTGAGGCCCTTCCCCGCGATACCAGCATCATGGCCATCGCACACATCGGCCGACTCGCGAAAGTAGCGGCCGGCCACGCCGACAGCCCGGGCGAATCAATGCAGGCCAACATGGCCGGCGAACTCTGCGCCAACACCATCGCCGCATTCGCCCTTGGTCAGGCCCACAACCAGATGACGATTCGCCTGTCGCTCGGCGGACTTCCCAACATAAACGACGTGATGGAAAAGTTCGGCCCGATGATCAACGCGTTTATCCCCGCCGCCCCCGCGCACCGCCACGACAACGAAGAGCGCGTCGTGAAAAAGGAAAAGAAGCGCCGCCAACCCGTCGAGCGGCAGGAGCGACCATAACTACGCGGGTGAAGTCATCGGCAGACGGTGACATCGCGTGCGTGAATTCGATTTCCGCCGCGAGATTCGGGGCCTTCGCCCCATCCGTCCGATGCGTCACCACATCGGATAAATAAACGGCGCCGCCCCGGTGCCGCCCAGCAGAATCAAAGCGCCGATGGCCAGAAACGCAAGCAGGATCGGCAGCAGCCACCACTTCTTGTTGTGCCTGAGGAAGTCGAAGAACTCGGCCACGAGGCCGGTCCGTGTCTCTGCGCCTGCGCGGGCAAACTCATCGTGATCGCCGGGATTATTCTTGTCTGCATGCATGGCGAGTTGATCCTCAATTTCAGAACTGTCGGTAATAGCGCCGAATATCGGCCGGCGGCGTACGCCTGATCCAGTAGCTCTGCGCCGCCGGATCGAACTTTCGCCGCATCGGGTCCCTGCCTAAGAGTCTCATCGCGACGCCGATCGGCGTGATCACCAGAAAGTACATTATCAGCATGACGGCGAAGGACACAACCAACCCGATCGGGTAGCCCACCGCGGTGAGAAAAAGATAAACGGGAAGCAGCGCCTGGGGCATGATCATCGCAAAGACCCCGCAATAGCCGGCAAGCCCCAGCAGGATATTCCGCGTCATCGGAACCGCGCTCTCCGCAATCGGGAAAATGACGATCTTGTGCTTCCACTCGACAATGCCCGCCACCACGGCGAACGCAAAGAGGCCGATCAGCCCGAAGCTGCGCAGCAACTTGGCCGACGGCTTCCAGTCGATGTCGATCAACGCCATGACAAACTCCAACCCGGCCCGCCGCCTAGTCCAACTGGAACTGGGCGAGATACTCCTTGATCTCTTCCTCGCTCATCTGCTTCTGCTCGCTCTTGTGCATGATGAAGTTCTCAACCACCAGCACGTCCATATCACACGCCATAAAACACCGATAAGCGTCGCTCGGTGAGCACACGATCGGCTCGCTGCGCACATTGAAACTCGTATTGATGATCACCGGGCAGCCCGTCTTCTCCTTGAAGCGGCTCATAATCTTGTGCATCCGCGCATGTCGCACCGGGTCCACCGTCTGCACGCGCGCGGAGTAGTCCACATGAGTGATCGCGGGCACGACCGAGCGTAACTGCTTGAGCTTCTCAATGCCGAAGAGGTCCTTGCCGTCGCCGTTAAGCGGCACACGCTTGTCCTCGCGCACCGGCGCGACGAGAAGCATATAAGGACTGTCCTCGTTGGGCCGCATATCAAAATACTCGTGCACGTGCTCGCGCAGCACGCACGGGGCAAACGGCCGAAACGACTCGCGAAACTTCACCTTCAGATTCATCACCGACTGCATCCTGGGGCTTCGCGCGTCGCCGATGATCGATCGGCATCCAAGCGCCCGCGGTCCGAACTCCATCCGCCCCGCCATGTGACCGACGACCTTCTCATCGGCAATGGCGCTCGCCACCGCATCGACAAGCTCATTCTCATCGGCGATGTAGTGATACTTCGCCCCGCACCGATCCAGAATGCTGCGAACTTCCTCCATCGGGTAGCTCGGCCCAAGCAGCGATCCATCCTGTCCGTCGAGTTCGCTGCGCGGCGTGCGCGGATGATTGAGCAACTGATGCCACACAAACAGCGCCGCACCCAGCGCCCCGCCCGCATCGCCCGCCGCCGGCTGAATCCAGATGCGCTCAAACGGCCCCTCGCGAAGGATGCGCCCGTTCCCGACGCAGTTCAGCGCAACGCCCCCGGCGAGCACAAGATTCCGGCTGCCCGTCTCCTTGTGAACATGGTTCGACGCCCGAAGCATGATCTCTTCAGTCACCCACTGAATCGACGCCGCGATGTCCATCTCGCGCTGCGTCAGCTTGCTCTCCGGCGGTCGCGGCTCGCCCTCAAACAGCGCATGAAACGCCGGGCTGGTCATCGTCAGCCCCTGGCAATAGTTGAAATACCTCATGTTCATGCGGATCGAGCCGTCGGCCTTGATGTCGACCAGCTCGCGCATGATCAGGTCTTTGTATTTCGGCTCGCCATAAGGCGCCAGCCCCATCAGCTTGTACTCGCCGCTGTTCGCCTTGAACCCGCAGTAGTAAGTGAACGCCGTGTAGAGCAGCCCCAGCGAATGCGGGAAGTGCATCTCGTGCGTGACATCGATGCGATTCCCCTTGCCGTGGCCATAACTCGCCGTCGCCCATTCACCGACGCCGTCGAGCGTCAGGATGGCCGCCTCCTCAAAAGGCGAAGGGAAAAAAGCGCTGGCCGCGTGAGACTCATGGTGCTCCGTGAAAACGTAGCGGCCCTTGTATAGATGCTTCAGCCCCTTATCCATCTCGCGCGGCAGATGGAGCTTCTGCTTGAGCCAAAGCGGCATCGCCTCCATAAAGCTGCGAAACCCCGCCGGGGCAAACGATAGATACGTCTCCAGCAATCGCTCGAACTTAAGCAGCGGCTTGTCGTAGAAAGTGACGTAGTCAAGCCGGTCGGCGCCGATCCCGCCCTCTTTCAGGCAATAGTCGATGGCGTGCTGGGGGAATCTGTAATCGTGCTTGATCCGCGAGAAGCGCTCCTCCTGAGCGGCCGCCACGATCCGCCCATCCTGAATCAGGGCGGCGGCGCTGTCGTGATAGAATGCGGAGATTCCCAGTATGTTCATAGCGACCCAGGCCGCCTTGTCGACGCCGTACGAACCAATCCAGGCGAGGCGGGCAGCAGAATATAGCCCGAGACTCCCTCGCATTCAAAGAACGCCTTGATCGCACGCACACAGAAATCGCCCTGTGCGCTCGCCGGTGTCGCAATCAGCCGCGTCGCCACAATCCTCGTTGCCAGACGCGGACAATTGGAGGATCATTCCAAGGATGACCCAGTGCGGTAATCTGCATTTGTTGAAATACCTGCACCTGCCCTCCCTCCGTCGACCATCGACGACTCGTGCCGTCCTCGCCGCCGCCATCATCCTTCTATGCGGAGCCGAGGTCGCGCATTCCCAGCAACCCACCCAGCAAGAGGCCCGCCCGAAGCCCAGCCAGCGCAGGCTCCCCAGGGGCTTTCTCGGCAAAACCATCACCCTCTCCAATCGGGCCCAGCGGAAGTACGCCGTGTTCACGCCGCCGCAATATGTCAAAGACAAGGACCACAAGTGGCCGCTGATCATCTTCCTCCACGGCAGCGGCGAGTGCGGTACCGACGGCATCAAGCAGACTACCGTCGGCCTGCCCCCCTATGTCGCGCGGCGGGCCATGAAATTCCCCTTCATCGTCGTCATGCCCCAGGCACAGAATATGTGGTTTCGCGGACAGGAAGCCGCCGCCGTCTGGGCCATTCTCGACGAAGTCCAATCGACCTACCGCGTCGATCCAGATCGCATCTACCTGACCGGCCTCTCGATGGGCGGCATCGCATCGTGGGAGTTGTCCGTGCTGCGGCCGGATGTCTTCGCCGCCATCGTCCCGGTCTGCGGATTCGCCCCCAAGGACTATCTCTCAAACATCGTCGATCTGCCCACCTGGGCATTCCACGGCGCCCTCGACAACAACGTCTCCGTTCAGGGCTCTCGCGACGCCATTGAAGAACTCAAGCGACTCGGCGGCTCGCCCATCTACACCGAGTATCCCAAGCTTCAGCACATCTGCTGGGACGAGGCCTACGCCACCCCCGACCTCTGGCGCTGGCTCATCCAGCAGCGCAGGAAGCCGACGCCCCGCGTCATCGACTACGTCTTCCCCGCCGGCCTCTCCCGCGTCTGGTGGCTCGCCGTCGAAGGAGACAAGTCCTACAAAAAGCCGTGCCATGTCCACGCCGAAATCAAGGACGGGGGCCTCATCGAAATCAACAGCCAGGGCGTCCTCGGTTGGGCACTCATCTCCGACGCCGAACCGCTCAAGCCGAACACCCCCATCGAGGTCAAATGGAACGGCCAGCCCGTCTTCAAAGGCGAGTTCACCGGCATCCTCTCGATCGAGCCCCAGCAAACCAACGGGACCGATCAGAAATCATCAACGAACCCGGCAAAATAACTCGGCCCCCGCAAATCGCTCGAATTCGCTTCACTCAATACTCCCAATCCCCCATCGGCCACGGGAGCGACATTTCGGCGAACAACGTGGCATGTCAAGGGTATAATCTATGGTTGCGGCTGGACCGCGCCGGGCCCATCGCTGAGCGACCTACCCTTGACGCAACAAGCGATATGGTTGCTCACGGCCAAACGAGCGAACGAGGAAATTCGTTATACTGTCAATGCGACGGCCCCGGAAAGTACGGAGAAAATCATCCTGACACCTCTTCTTTTCAGCGCTAATTACCCTTGTATCAAGACCGGCAATTCCATGACACTAAACACGCCCCAGACTTCACCCCCTCCCGCGCCATGTGTTTGTGGAGCACCAACAGTGCCTCCCGCTGGAAGATGTGGATGCTAACGAACATTGTGCGCCGTCAACTCTTTGCCTGGTTTGCCATGCTTGCATTCTGGATTTCCGTCGCGGTGTTTGTTCTTGCGATTGTAAGCTACCCTGTAAGTCTGTACTTTCGCGCATTCGAGTTTGCCCTTCTGTACAGACCCTGTAGCAACGAAGCGGGGGCGTGTGGGCACTGTTACTCCGTTTGGGTTGATTCCGGAGTAATTGGCGCTGGGAAATATGCATACTTTGGTGGGCCACTGTTTCCTAAGCCGCGATTCCGCTTAAGGGAACCCTCCCCATTTTTTGTAGGCCAGCATCTGAGGTATTATTGGTTTTCGCTCCCAGATGGTACTCGGTCATTAGGTGTCCCCTTATGGACTGTGCTGATTCCGCCAGCGGGCGTCGCTGCTGCGCTTTGGAAAAAACGTCGCCTACCGACTCCAGGATACTGCCCTGATTGTGGATATGATCTCTTTCGGATCACGGGCAATCGGTGTTCGGAGTGTGGTGCGGACCTTCGCGCGTTTCTTGCCTATCACGCCAGTCGGAGAAGCCCTGTCGTTTGCGCATCCTGCCGCAGCCCCGTCGAGTTTCGTAGCGACTGCAAATGCGAATATTGCGGCGAGCCTATTGACTTTGCGCAAGCGAGCTGGCAAGCTTATCATTCCACATCCTTGATGCTCCCCGCAAGGCTCAAGGGGCTTGCCCGGCCTTCAACAGTGAAACTCCTCGCAGCATGTCTGTATCCTCCGTGGTTATGGAATCGGATCGTGATTTCCCAGACGCCGTCCACCTCCTGCATTACCGCTTTGTGGCTAACGTGCGCCTTCTGGCAGGTGGCCTTGGCGCTCCCAATTGGCTTTTTGCAGCCCCACATTTCATTTGCGCTACTCGATAACAGCGGAATCGTTAAACTAACTCTTCTTCAGGTCTTCTTCTGTTGCGTCACGCCTTATTGGGCTATGTTCTGTTTTACTGCAACTGTCCCGCGATCTGCGGTCACTGTTAGAAAGTCGATACCATTGTTTTATACATTATCTATGCCAGTGTTCGCAAGCGTACTTGGAATTAGTACGATCCTCATGCTGAGAGGATATGATTTGCTTACTGCGATTGCGTTTTGCGGCGGCATGTTCTATTGGACTTATGGTGTTCATTATGCAGTTCGGCGCAACGTGACATACAGTACATATTCGGCCCGCGTCTATCCGAGTCATATTGTTGGCATTGTTGTGATTCCCGCAATCGTGGGTTGCTTATGTTTTTTTGCCGTGCTTTTGTTCGAGACTATCGGCTAACGGCCCGTGGTGAAAGTCGCTTGACACATGAACTCTACTGATAGATGAGGACTATGTCGAAGGGTTGGCACAGAGGACGGGGCGAACGGCGCCTTCGGCAATTCCGATGACAAAACGATCACCTACACCTATGACCCCGTCGGCCCGGCGGACCGAGGTGACCGATGAGGCCGGCCGCAAGACCACGACGACGTACAACACCCTGGGCCGCAAAACGCGGGTCACTGAGGACTCCGCCGGCCTGGCCTGGATCACTGACAGCCAGTTCGACCGCGCGGATCAGAAAAGGTGTCAGGATGATTTACTTGACGCATCCGACTTGGAAGACGCGATCTTGTCGTCAACAGTCACTCGAAACAAACAACCCGGGCTCAGAATCCCCGAAACCTGCGGGCATGGCGATATGTATAACGATACGAAGTTGAGTTCGACCGATACGACGCACTTCACAGCGGCCGGGATTAACGCCGGAATAGTTGA
This genomic stretch from Planctomycetia bacterium harbors:
- a CDS encoding carbamoyltransferase, whose product is MNILGISAFYHDSAAALIQDGRIVAAAQEERFSRIKHDYRFPQHAIDYCLKEGGIGADRLDYVTFYDKPLLKFERLLETYLSFAPAGFRSFMEAMPLWLKQKLHLPREMDKGLKHLYKGRYVFTEHHESHAASAFFPSPFEEAAILTLDGVGEWATASYGHGKGNRIDVTHEMHFPHSLGLLYTAFTYYCGFKANSGEYKLMGLAPYGEPKYKDLIMRELVDIKADGSIRMNMRYFNYCQGLTMTSPAFHALFEGEPRPPESKLTQREMDIAASIQWVTEEIMLRASNHVHKETGSRNLVLAGGVALNCVGNGRILREGPFERIWIQPAAGDAGGALGAALFVWHQLLNHPRTPRSELDGQDGSLLGPSYPMEEVRSILDRCGAKYHYIADENELVDAVASAIADEKVVGHMAGRMEFGPRALGCRSIIGDARSPRMQSVMNLKVKFRESFRPFAPCVLREHVHEYFDMRPNEDSPYMLLVAPVREDKRVPLNGDGKDLFGIEKLKQLRSVVPAITHVDYSARVQTVDPVRHARMHKIMSRFKEKTGCPVIINTSFNVRSEPIVCSPSDAYRCFMACDMDVLVVENFIMHKSEQKQMSEEEIKEYLAQFQLD